A single genomic interval of Daucus carota subsp. sativus chromosome 1, DH1 v3.0, whole genome shotgun sequence harbors:
- the LOC108210544 gene encoding pentatricopeptide repeat-containing protein At3g51320, translated as MARASSMTLKDLGRLRSHPLLSHSSSLLNPTLSFSSISSPCPSSNFYNTTPTPFNSINRILNLLETCQSINHFYQIQAHLLTSSLFQNPSFSGRILKLSADYNDIHYTLLLFKFISLPDTFCYNILIKACALSCVPHQAVILYFHMLKYQFLPNSYTFVSLFKACVQMGSVNVGLKCHGQAIKNGVQCVLQVENSLIHMYGCYGLIDVAKRLFGEMFVRDVVSWNTLVDAFVRVGDLSAAHELFDLMPHKNVISWNVLISGYLSGGNPGCGLKLFREMAGFKIKGNDTTMVSVVTACGRSARLKEGKSVHGYLIRTFVRLSLIINTALIDMYSKCQRTDIARKVFERLLTRNIVCWNAMILGHCLNGNPKDGLQLFAQMHTKTRLIESRIGDDNIIELGEQVLPDEVTYVGILCACLREGLLTEGINYFNQMTDVFGVKPNFAHYWCMANILASFGLMEEAMEILRNLSSFAELPKESSLWASLLGLCRFKGNVVLGEQIAKALIDKDPLNQSYYALLMTVYAVAGQWENVALTKETMKERGFKSMPGFTLADLKFIVHNLGVGNELHNRYIMLCS; from the coding sequence ATGGCAAGAGCCTCCTCCATGACTCTGAAGGATCTTGGGCGACTAAGAAGCCACCCTCTTCTCTCTCATTCATCATCTCTCCTCAACCccactctctctttctcttcaATCTCTTCTCCCTGTCCTTCTTCCAATTTTTACAACACAACCCCAACTCCCTTTAATTCAATCAATCGTATACTAAACCTCCTGGAGACATGTCAGAGCATCAATCATTTCTACCAAATCCAAGCCCACTTACTCACTTCCTCTCTCTTTCAAAACCCATCTTTTTCTGGCAGAATCTTGAAGCTCTCTGCAGATTATAATGACATTCATTACACGCTCTTGTTATTTAAATTCATTTCTTTACCAgatactttttgttataatattcTTATTAAGGCTTGTGCTCTCAGTTGTGTGCCTCATCAAGCCGTGATTTTGTACTTTCATATGCTTAAATATCAGTTCTTGCCTAACAGTTATACGTTTGTTTCGCTTTTTAAGGCTTGTGTGCAAATGGGGTCTGTCAATGTGGGGCTTAAATGTCATGGCCAAGCTATTAAGAATGGGGTTCAGTGTGTTTTGCAAGTTGAGAATTCTTTGATTCATATGTATGGTTGTTATGGGCTTATTGATGTTGCTAAGAGGTTGTTTGGTGAAATGTTTGTGAGAGACGTGGTATCATGGAACACTCTGGTTGATGCTTTTGTTAGAGTTGGTGATTTGAGTGCTGCACATGAACTGTTTGATTTAATGCCTCATAAGAATGTGATTTCCTGGAATGTTTTGATTTCTGGTTATTTGAGTGGTGGGAATCCAGGGTGTGGGTTAAAGTTGTTTCGTGAAATGGCGGGGTTCAAAATTAAAGGTAATGACACGACGATGGTCAGTGTTGTTACTGCTTGTGGTAGATCGGCTAGACTCAAAGAAGGAAAATCTGTTCACGGATATCTTATTAGGACATTTGTGAGGTTGAGTCTAATTATTAATACGGCCTTGATAGATATGTATAGCAAGTGTCAAAGAACAGACATTGCTCGCAAAGTGTTTGAAAGGTTACTCACTAGAAATATAGTCTGCTGGAATGCAATGATTTTGGGACATTGTCTTAACGGGAATCCAAAGGACGGGCTTCAGTTATTTGCTCAAATGCACACTAAAACTAGACTAATAGAGAGTAGAATAGGTGATGATAATATTATAGAACTAGGTGAACAGGTGCTTCCTGATGAAGTTACGTACGTAGGAATTCTATGTGCTTGCCTGCGGGAAGGACTTTTAACAGAAGGCATAAATTACTTCAACCAAATGACAGATGTTTTTGGTGTAAAGCCAAATTTTGCACATTATTGGTGCATGGCAAATATTCTCGCTAGTTTTGGTCTAATGGAAGAGGCGATGGAAATCCTCAGAAATTTGTCATCGTTTGCAGAATTACCTAAAGAGTCGTCATTGTGGGCCTCTTTACTTGGCTTATGCCGTTTCAAGGGGAACGTGGTATTAGGAGAACAGATTGCAAAAGCTTTGATTGACAAAGATCCGTTGAATCAATCATATTATGCACTGCTAATGACTGTATATGCCGTGGCAGGGCAATGGGAGAATGTTGCTCTGACAAAGGAAACAATGAAAGAGAGAGGGTTTAAGAGTATGCCAGGTTTTACTCTTGCAGATTTGAAGTTTATTGTCCACAACCTTGGGGTGGGAAATGAACTGCACAATAGATATATAATGTTGTGTAGTTGA
- the LOC108198712 gene encoding uncharacterized protein LOC108198712 — MGCTASSMYKIARKKKKNIPLVTIFVPPLRVPVQSDDVPKMLRGLIPKHLVDKITSLRNQIVFVAQDTGGNAVQELQGALEEYLPLIVGLTKRENGVRELVEFKWKNIEDGKHVCVKDSWFELLSVVHMMATLTLREANSKLISKDPTSDRVVTSDSMSNAVDLLLKAAGYLEFCMRDVLVHIPADIKSKMPGDLQEDVIGAMSIQALAQGTEMQLGLAVENRNATLPVKRRLACEQLSYLGQAHFPLSKCIDNGNRKKHLLFIKWKYLEAKAAAYYYNGLIMDKGTNPSCHTTAVCCFLAAEELLTESKKACLNFCLAVPITRTPPLWGAMKHLSKKIPETAFKKSQMYGYLLDQEKGLQGVPDLPEFELSLKPEEYELPEMNEAWDREKWEIPDQTLKEHLIDSGDETESD, encoded by the exons ATGGGATGCACAGCTTCATCTATGTACAAGattgcaaggaagaaaaagaagaacatTCCTCTAGTTACCATCTTTGTCCCGCCATTGCGCGTTCCGGTCCAGTCTGATGATGTTCCCAAGATGCTTAGAGGCTTAATCCCAAAACATCTTGTGGATAAGATCACTTCGCTTCGCAATCAAATTGTTTTTGTTGCACAAGATACTG GTGGAAATGCTGTACAAGAATTACAGGGAGCGCTAGAGGAGTACTTACCACTCATTGTTGGTCTCACTAAGAGAG aaaatGGTGTCCGAGAACTTGTGGAGTTCAAGTGGAAGAATATAGAAGATGGGAAACAT GTATGTGTCAAGGACTCGTGGTTCGAATTACTTTCTGTTGTCCATATGATGGCTACCTTGACATTGAGAGAGGCCAACTCGAAACTGATTTCAAAGGATCCAACTTCTGACAGGGTTGTTACGTCAG ATAGCATGAGTAATGCTGTTGATTTACTGCTCAAGGCTGCAGGCTACTTGGAATTCTGTATGAGGGATGTTCTCGTGCACATACCAGCGGATATTAA GAGCAAGATGCCAGGAGATCTGCAGGAGGATGTAATAGGGGCTATGTCAATTCAAGCACTAGCGCAG GGAACTGAAATGCAGCTTGGTTTAGCTGTTGAAAATAGAAATGCCACTTTACCTGTTAAGAGGAGGCTAGCTTGTGAACAACTAAGCTACTTAGGACAG GCTCATTTTCCCCTGTCAAAATGTATTGACAATGGCAATAGAAAGAAGCATCTGCTGTTCATCAAGTGGAAATACCTTGAAGCCAAG GCTGCGGCTTACTATTACAATGGCCTGATCATGGACAAGGGCACCAATCCTTCTTGCCACACTACTGCTGTGTGCTGCTTTCTTGCTGCAGAAGAACTTTTAACTGAGAGCAAGAAGGCGTGCTTAAACTTTTGCTTAGCCGTGCCAATAACCAG GACTCCTCCGCTTTGGGGTGCAATGAAGCATCTAAGCAAGAAAATTCCAGAAACTGCATTTAAGAAGTCACAGATGTATGGTTACCTTTTAGATCAGGAGAA GGGACTACAAGGTGTTCCTGATCTTCCAGAATTTGAGTTGTCACTAAAACCCGAAGAGTATGAACTGCCAGAGATGAATGAAGCATGGGATAGAGAAAAGTGGGAAATTCCAGATCAAACACTAAAGGAGCACCTTATAGATAGTGGAGATGAGACGGAAAGTGATTAA
- the LOC108192792 gene encoding glycerophosphodiester phosphodiesterase GDPD1, chloroplastic, translating into MAALKTVHVSSPSPHSIKIPKFAVIGHRGNGMNVLNSSDTRMKHVKENSILSFNTAASFPLDFVEFDVQVTRDGCPVIFHDDFILSQENGTIIEKRVTDLYLSEFLAYGPQRDHTKTGKTLVRKTKEGKVWNWNVENDAPACTLQEVFQQVKPCLGFNIEVKFDDNIIYQKEYLAQVLQTIFQVVFENANDRPVIFSSFHPDAALLLKKMQSTYPVFFLTNGGTESYNDVRRNSLEEALKLCLEGGLDGIVSEVKGVFRNPAAASKIKESNLSLLTYGKLNNVPEAVYIQYLMGIEGVIVDLVQVITQAVSETIDRKAEKEEETESPQVTEKPEFSKRELSFLLKLIPELIQV; encoded by the exons ATGGCTGCTCTCAAAACAGTTCACGTGTCTTCTCCTTCCCCCCATTCCATCAAGATTCCCAAGTTCGCAGTGATCGGACACAGAGGAAACGGGATGAATGTGTTGAATTCTTCGGATACGAGAATGAAACATGTCAAAGAGAACTCGATTCTCTCCTTTAATACTGCGGCTTCTTTTCCTCTTGATTTCGTCGAGTTTGACGTTCAG GTGACCAGGGATGGTTGCCCAGTCATATTTCATGATGATTTCATCCTTTCTCAAGAAAAT GGTACTATAATTGAAAAGAGGGTTACAGATTTATATTTGAGTGAATTCCTTGCCTATGGTCCCCAAAGAGATCACACAAAGACCGGTAAAACTTTGgtgagaaaaacaaaagaaggcAAGGTTTGGAATTGGAATGTTGAGAACGATGCTCCGGCATGTACTTTGCAAGAAGTGTTTCAACAAGTGAAACCCTGTTTGGGGTTCAACATTGAGGTGAAGTTCGATGATAATATAATCTATCAAAAGGAGTATCTTGCACAAGTTCTACAAACTATCTTTCAG GTGGTGTTTGAAAATGCCAACGATAGACCTGTAATCTTTTCGAGCTTTCACCCAGATGCAGCTTTGCTACTCAAAAAAATGCAGAGCACTTACCCT GTTTTCTTCCTTACAAACGGGGGAACAGAAAGTTACAATGACGTGAGAAGGAATTCACTAGAGGAAGCACTGAAATTGTGCTTAGAAGGTGGACTGGATGGAATTGTCTCGGAAGTTAAAGGTGTATTTAGAAATCCTGCAGCAGCAAGCAAGATAAAGGAATCAAATCTTTCCCTCCTTACGTATGGGAAACTGAA tAATGTGCCAGAAGCTGTATATATCCAATATCTAATGGGAATCGAAGGAGTTATTGTTGATCTGGTTCAAGTAATTACACAAGCCGTCTCTGAAACGATCGACCGAAAagcagaaaaagaagaagagactGAATCGCCTCAAGTAACGGAGAAGCCAGAATTCAGTAAAAGGGAGCTCTCATTTTTGCTGAAGCTCATCCCGGAATTGATACAAGTATAG